A stretch of Sulfurimonas xiamenensis DNA encodes these proteins:
- the tuf gene encoding elongation factor Tu, whose protein sequence is MAKEKFERNKPHVNIGTIGHVDHGKTTLTAAITAVLAVTNGAKMMDYDAIDNAPEERERGITIATSHVEYETNNRHYAHVDCPGHADYVKNMITGAAQMDGAILVVSAADGPMPQTREHILLSKQVGVPYIVVFMNKEDMVDDEELLELVEMEIRELLDTYDFPGDDTPIVAGSALKALEEAKSGTLGPWSEKIQKLMAEVDAYIPEPTRETDKDFLMPVEDVFSISGRGTVVTGRIERGLVKIGDTIEIVGIRDTQKTTVTGIEMFRKEMDQGEAGDNCGILVRGIGKDDVERGQVLCKPGSITPHTKFTAEIYVLSKEEGGRHTPFFTNYRPQFYVRTTDVTGAITLPEGTEMVMPGDNVSITVELIHPIAMEKGTKFAIREGGRTVGAGVVAEILA, encoded by the coding sequence ATGGCAAAAGAAAAGTTTGAGCGTAATAAACCGCATGTAAACATTGGTACTATTGGTCACGTAGATCACGGTAAAACAACACTGACAGCAGCTATTACTGCAGTTTTAGCAGTAACAAACGGTGCAAAAATGATGGATTATGATGCAATCGACAATGCTCCTGAAGAGCGTGAGCGTGGTATCACAATCGCAACTTCACATGTAGAGTATGAAACAAATAATCGTCACTATGCGCATGTTGACTGCCCGGGTCACGCGGATTATGTTAAAAACATGATTACAGGTGCTGCACAAATGGATGGCGCTATTCTTGTTGTTTCAGCAGCTGATGGTCCAATGCCGCAAACTCGTGAGCACATTCTTCTTTCTAAGCAAGTTGGTGTTCCTTATATCGTTGTTTTTATGAACAAAGAAGATATGGTTGATGATGAAGAGTTATTAGAGCTAGTTGAGATGGAGATTCGTGAACTTCTTGACACTTATGATTTCCCAGGTGATGATACTCCAATCGTAGCTGGTTCAGCACTAAAAGCTTTAGAAGAGGCAAAAAGTGGTACTCTTGGACCATGGTCAGAAAAAATTCAAAAACTAATGGCTGAGGTTGATGCATATATCCCAGAGCCTACTCGTGAAACTGACAAAGATTTCTTAATGCCAGTTGAAGATGTTTTCTCAATTTCTGGTCGTGGTACTGTTGTAACAGGTCGTATTGAGCGTGGTCTTGTAAAAATCGGTGATACAATCGAAATCGTTGGTATCCGTGATACTCAAAAAACAACTGTTACAGGTATCGAAATGTTCCGTAAAGAGATGGATCAAGGTGAAGCAGGCGATAACTGTGGTATTCTTGTTCGTGGTATCGGTAAAGATGATGTTGAGCGTGGTCAAGTTCTTTGTAAGCCGGGTTCAATCACTCCGCATACAAAATTTACAGCTGAGATCTATGTACTAAGCAAAGAAGAGGGTGGTCGTCATACTCCATTCTTTACTAACTACCGTCCACAGTTCTATGTTCGTACTACGGATGTTACAGGTGCAATTACACTACCAGAAGGTACTGAAATGGTTATGCCTGGTGACAATGTAAGTATTACTGTTGAATTAATTCACCCAATTGCTATGGAAAAAGGTACTAAGTTCGCTATCCGTGAGGGTGGAAGAACTGTTGGTGCCGGTGTTGTAGCTGAGATTCTTGCATAA
- the rplL gene encoding 50S ribosomal protein L7/L12, with the protein MAITKEDVLEFISGLSVLELAELVKEFEEKFGVSAQPVAVAGGAVAGGAAAEEQTEFNVIITDAGAKKIGVIKVVRALTGLGLKEAKDATENLPSTIKEGVDKETAEDAKKQLEEAGAVVEIK; encoded by the coding sequence ATGGCTATAACTAAAGAAGATGTATTAGAGTTTATTTCAGGACTTTCTGTATTAGAACTTGCTGAATTGGTAAAAGAATTTGAAGAAAAATTTGGTGTATCTGCTCAGCCTGTTGCTGTAGCTGGTGGTGCTGTAGCTGGCGGTGCTGCTGCTGAAGAGCAAACTGAATTTAATGTAATTATTACTGATGCTGGTGCTAAAAAAATCGGTGTAATTAAAGTTGTTCGTGCTCTTACAGGTCTAGGACTAAAAGAGGCTAAAGATGCAACTGAAAACTTGCCATCAACAATCAAAGAAGGTGTTGATAAAGAGACTGCTGAAGATGCTAAAAAGCAACTTGAAGAAGCAGGTGCAGTAGTAGAAATTAAATAA
- the secE gene encoding preprotein translocase subunit SecE has translation MNLGTHIKNAKLELSKVIFPTKGQVKQAYISVLIVVAVITAFLALVDLAMSSIMSVILG, from the coding sequence ATGAATTTAGGTACACATATTAAAAATGCAAAGCTAGAGTTAAGTAAAGTTATTTTTCCTACAAAAGGTCAGGTAAAACAAGCTTATATATCAGTTCTAATTGTTGTTGCTGTTATAACTGCTTTTTTAGCTTTAGTTGACTTGGCAATGTCATCAATTATGTCAGTAATCTTAGGATAA
- the rplK gene encoding 50S ribosomal protein L11, with protein sequence MAKKILGYIKLQIEAGKATPAPPVGPALGQRGVNIMEFTKAFNEKTKDKMGFKVPVIITVYTDKSFTFITKQPPASALLMNAAGLKKGSDNALKNKVAKITRAQLMEVVDRKIEDLNTDDKDMAANIIAGSARSIGIEVVD encoded by the coding sequence ATGGCAAAGAAAATATTAGGCTACATCAAGTTGCAAATTGAAGCTGGAAAAGCAACACCTGCACCTCCAGTTGGACCTGCTTTAGGACAGCGTGGTGTTAATATCATGGAATTTACTAAAGCATTTAATGAAAAAACAAAAGATAAAATGGGATTTAAAGTTCCTGTTATTATTACTGTTTATACAGATAAAAGCTTTACTTTTATTACAAAACAACCACCGGCATCTGCTCTTTTAATGAATGCTGCAGGACTTAAAAAAGGTTCTGATAATGCACTCAAAAATAAAGTTGCAAAGATTACTCGTGCGCAACTGATGGAAGTAGTAGATAGAAAAATCGAAGATTTAAATACTGATGATAAAGATATGGCAGCTAATATTATTGCCGGTTCTGCTCGTTCAATCGGTATAGAAGTAGTAGACTAG
- the rplA gene encoding 50S ribosomal protein L1, with protein MSKRYKQLIEKVDTTKIYSVEEASSVVKNLVSAKFDETVEVALNLNVDPRHADQMIRGAIVLPHGTGKTVRVAVFAKGVKADEAKAAGADIVGTDDLVQQIKDGIFNFDIVVAAPDCMGLVGQIGRILGPKGMMPNPKTGTVTPDVATAVKNVKGGQVNFRVDKKGNIHAGIGKASFDADKIAENLTSLIKAINKHKPASAKGRYIKNGALSLTMSPAIKLDIMQLADIK; from the coding sequence ATGAGTAAAAGATATAAACAATTAATAGAAAAAGTTGATACTACAAAAATATATAGCGTAGAAGAAGCTTCATCAGTTGTAAAAAACTTAGTAAGTGCAAAATTTGATGAGACTGTTGAAGTAGCACTAAATCTGAATGTAGACCCAAGACACGCGGATCAGATGATTCGTGGTGCAATTGTTCTTCCACATGGTACAGGTAAAACTGTTCGTGTTGCAGTTTTTGCTAAAGGTGTTAAAGCTGATGAAGCAAAAGCAGCTGGTGCTGATATTGTAGGTACTGATGATTTAGTACAACAAATTAAAGATGGTATCTTTAACTTTGACATCGTTGTTGCTGCGCCTGACTGTATGGGTCTTGTTGGTCAAATTGGTCGTATTCTAGGGCCAAAAGGTATGATGCCTAACCCTAAAACAGGTACTGTAACTCCAGATGTTGCGACTGCTGTTAAAAATGTTAAGGGCGGTCAGGTAAATTTCCGTGTTGATAAAAAAGGAAATATACATGCAGGTATCGGTAAAGCAAGTTTTGATGCAGATAAAATAGCTGAAAATTTAACATCTTTGATTAAAGCTATCAATAAGCATAAGCCTGCTTCAGCTAAAGGTCGCTATATTAAGAACGGTGCACTTAGTTTAACTATGAGTCCTGCTATTAAACTTGATATTATGCAACTGGCTGATATTAAATAA
- the rpmG gene encoding 50S ribosomal protein L33 — translation MREAIHLGCEKCTRRNYHTTKNKKTHTEKFSVKKYCKFCREHTVHKEMKL, via the coding sequence ATGAGAGAAGCAATACATTTAGGTTGTGAGAAGTGTACTCGTCGTAACTATCACACTACTAAAAATAAAAAAACACATACTGAAAAATTTTCGGTAAAAAAATATTGTAAGTTTTGTCGTGAGCACACTGTTCATAAAGAGATGAAACTATAG
- the rpoB gene encoding DNA-directed RNA polymerase subunit beta produces MLNTLYSGNRLRVDFSKTPQQIEVPNLLQLQQSSYNKFLMLDEKDRAQSGVETVFQSVFPIHDAQNRLTVEYIGSEVGKPKYTVRECMERGLTYAVSLRMKTRLVLWDRDENTKEKLGVKDIKEQSIFVRDIPLMTERTSFIINGVERVVVNQLHRSPGVIFKEEESTTSGNKLIYTGQIIPDRGSWLYFEYDPKDILYMRINKRRKVPVTIMFRALGYSKQDILKLFYPIQQINIVDNKYLMKFNPNDYSSRLTYDLIDKEGNVILASGKRLSSKKAQKFLEDGIKEVEYPLEVLLDRYLAKPIIDPETGEILFDTMTHIDEVKLKKMVEVGVTNFSIANDLAEGVDSSIINAFNADSDSLKLLKQTEDIEDENDLAAIRIYKVMRPGEPVTKDAAKVFVNQLFFDPERYDLTKVGRMKMNHKLSLNIPEYITVLTHEDIIESVKYVIKVKNGQGHIDDRDHLGNRRIRSIGELLGNELHNGLIKMQKAIRDKLSTMSGPMNELMPHDLINSKMITSTIMEFFSGGQLSQFMDQTNPLSEVTHKRRLSALGEGGLVKERAGFEVRDVHPTHYGRICPIETPEGQNIGLINTLATYAKVNEHGFIEAPYKVMKDGKILNEVVYLTATQEEGKRIAAASNKLDENGQFIDKLVVTRMDGEILHRPVSECEYADLSSHMVVGVAASLIPFLEHDDANRALMGSNMQRQAVPLLKPDAPMVGTGVEKLVARDSWECVKAKRSGVVEKVDGKHIYVMGEDDGEIYIDYYPLQKNLRTNQNTSFAQKPIVKLGQRVEKGQIIADGPNMDQGELALGINAMVAFMPWNGYNFEDAIVISERLIRKDAFTSVHIYEKEAEARELKHGVEEITRDIPNVRDDELAHLDESGIVKIGTTVRGGMILVGKVSPKGEVKPTPEERLLRAIFGEKAGHVTNKSLYCPPSMEGVVVDVKIFTKKGYDKDARALELEKEERDYLEREHYDRLLMIDKEEMLRVTKLLTKEPLIADIKIGDTEYKAGDIIDGKDLVEVNRFAMNAIVKSFSEEIQAEYNKTKNYFQKEKRLFRDEHEEKLNILEKDDILPNGVVKYVKVYIATKRQLKVGDKMAGRHGNKGIVSTIVPEVDMPYMEDGRSVDVCLNPLGVPSRMNIGQILEMHLGMAGRELGNQILEEFNSKQKDFIQNIRAKMIEISDVAGMMNAKEVVAKMSDDELLHYARDWSKGVKFASPIFEGVNSEEFEKLFALAKMDTDGKTVLYNGKTGEKIKERVNVGYMYMLKLHHLVDEKIHARSTGPYSLVTQQPVGGKALFGGQRFGEMEVWALEAYGASAVLKEMLTIKSDDVDGRVRAYKAITKGELVPESGIPETLFVLTKELQSLALDVEIFDEVEDDE; encoded by the coding sequence ATGTTAAACACTTTATATTCCGGAAACCGTCTTCGTGTAGACTTCTCTAAAACTCCTCAACAGATAGAAGTACCAAACTTACTGCAACTGCAACAAAGTTCATACAACAAATTTTTGATGCTTGATGAAAAAGATAGAGCGCAAAGCGGTGTTGAAACAGTATTCCAATCAGTTTTTCCTATTCATGACGCTCAAAACAGACTTACAGTTGAGTATATCGGCAGTGAAGTAGGCAAGCCTAAATACACAGTTAGAGAGTGTATGGAGCGTGGTCTTACTTATGCAGTTAGCCTAAGAATGAAAACTCGTCTTGTTCTTTGGGACAGAGATGAAAATACTAAAGAGAAGTTAGGAGTTAAAGATATTAAAGAGCAGAGTATATTTGTTCGTGATATCCCGCTTATGACTGAGAGAACTTCTTTTATTATCAATGGTGTTGAGAGAGTTGTTGTTAATCAGCTTCACCGCTCACCGGGTGTAATCTTTAAAGAAGAGGAGTCAACAACTTCTGGCAATAAGCTTATCTATACAGGTCAGATTATACCTGATCGCGGTTCATGGTTATATTTTGAGTATGACCCTAAAGATATTCTTTATATGAGAATTAATAAGCGCCGTAAAGTTCCTGTAACTATTATGTTTAGAGCACTTGGTTATTCTAAACAAGATATTTTAAAACTATTTTATCCTATTCAGCAAATCAATATAGTTGACAATAAATATTTAATGAAATTTAATCCAAACGATTACTCATCAAGACTGACATATGATTTGATTGATAAAGAGGGAAATGTTATTTTAGCGTCTGGAAAAAGACTCTCCAGCAAAAAAGCACAAAAATTTCTTGAAGATGGTATTAAAGAAGTTGAATATCCTCTTGAAGTGTTGTTAGACCGCTATTTGGCAAAGCCTATTATTGATCCTGAAACGGGTGAAATTCTTTTTGACACTATGACTCATATTGATGAAGTAAAACTTAAAAAAATGGTTGAAGTCGGTGTAACAAACTTTAGTATCGCAAATGATTTGGCTGAGGGTGTGGATAGCTCGATTATCAATGCATTTAATGCTGATTCAGACTCACTAAAATTATTAAAGCAGACAGAAGATATCGAAGATGAAAATGATTTGGCGGCAATTCGTATTTATAAAGTTATGAGACCGGGTGAGCCTGTAACAAAAGATGCTGCAAAAGTATTTGTAAATCAACTCTTTTTTGATCCTGAAAGATATGATTTGACAAAAGTCGGTCGTATGAAGATGAATCATAAATTAAGTCTTAATATACCTGAATATATAACTGTTTTAACGCATGAAGATATTATCGAATCTGTAAAATATGTTATTAAAGTTAAAAATGGTCAAGGTCATATTGATGATAGAGATCACTTAGGTAATCGTCGTATCCGTTCTATCGGTGAGCTTTTAGGAAATGAGTTACATAACGGTCTTATCAAGATGCAAAAAGCGATTCGTGACAAACTCTCAACTATGAGTGGACCGATGAATGAGCTTATGCCTCACGATTTAATAAACTCAAAGATGATTACTTCAACTATTATGGAATTCTTCTCGGGCGGTCAATTGTCTCAATTTATGGATCAAACAAATCCACTTTCAGAAGTAACGCATAAGCGTCGTCTATCTGCTCTTGGTGAGGGCGGTTTAGTAAAAGAGCGTGCTGGCTTTGAGGTGCGTGATGTTCACCCGACTCACTATGGAAGAATCTGTCCTATTGAGACACCGGAGGGACAAAATATTGGTCTTATCAATACTCTTGCAACATATGCTAAAGTAAATGAGCATGGATTTATTGAAGCTCCGTATAAAGTAATGAAAGATGGGAAAATTCTTAATGAGGTTGTTTATCTTACCGCAACACAGGAAGAGGGCAAAAGAATAGCGGCTGCATCTAACAAACTGGACGAAAACGGTCAATTTATAGATAAATTGGTTGTTACAAGAATGGATGGAGAGATTCTTCACCGCCCTGTATCCGAGTGTGAATATGCCGACTTATCATCTCATATGGTTGTTGGTGTTGCAGCTTCCCTGATTCCTTTCTTGGAACATGACGATGCAAACCGTGCGCTTATGGGTTCAAACATGCAACGACAAGCAGTACCTCTTTTAAAACCTGACGCTCCTATGGTGGGAACTGGTGTTGAAAAGCTTGTTGCTCGTGACTCTTGGGAGTGTGTAAAAGCAAAACGCTCAGGTGTTGTAGAGAAAGTTGATGGTAAACATATCTATGTTATGGGAGAAGATGATGGGGAGATATATATAGATTATTATCCTTTACAAAAAAATCTTCGTACAAACCAAAACACTTCATTTGCTCAAAAGCCAATTGTAAAACTGGGTCAAAGAGTAGAAAAGGGTCAGATAATTGCCGACGGTCCAAATATGGATCAGGGTGAATTGGCACTAGGTATTAATGCAATGGTTGCTTTTATGCCTTGGAATGGCTATAACTTTGAGGATGCTATTGTAATATCAGAGAGATTAATCCGTAAAGATGCATTTACATCTGTTCATATTTATGAAAAAGAGGCTGAAGCAAGAGAGTTAAAGCATGGCGTTGAAGAGATTACTCGTGATATTCCAAATGTAAGAGATGATGAGCTTGCTCATTTAGATGAGAGCGGTATTGTAAAAATAGGTACAACTGTCAGAGGCGGAATGATTCTTGTTGGTAAAGTGTCTCCAAAAGGTGAAGTTAAACCGACTCCTGAAGAGAGACTTCTTCGTGCTATTTTTGGTGAAAAAGCTGGACATGTAACAAATAAATCTCTTTATTGTCCTCCAAGTATGGAAGGTGTTGTTGTTGATGTAAAGATTTTTACAAAAAAAGGTTATGACAAAGATGCGCGTGCACTCGAACTTGAAAAAGAGGAGCGTGATTATTTGGAGCGTGAACACTACGACAGACTTCTTATGATAGATAAAGAGGAGATGTTGAGAGTTACAAAACTTCTTACAAAAGAGCCTCTTATAGCTGATATTAAAATCGGTGATACAGAGTATAAAGCCGGAGATATAATCGATGGTAAAGACTTGGTTGAAGTAAACCGTTTTGCTATGAATGCGATTGTAAAATCATTTAGTGAAGAGATTCAAGCAGAATACAATAAAACGAAAAACTATTTCCAAAAAGAGAAGAGACTCTTCCGCGATGAGCATGAAGAGAAATTAAATATCTTAGAAAAAGATGATATTCTGCCAAACGGTGTAGTGAAGTATGTAAAAGTATACATCGCTACAAAACGCCAGCTGAAAGTCGGTGATAAAATGGCGGGACGCCACGGAAACAAGGGTATTGTTTCTACTATAGTTCCTGAAGTTGATATGCCGTACATGGAAGATGGAAGAAGCGTTGATGTTTGTCTTAATCCACTTGGTGTTCCTTCTCGTATGAATATCGGACAGATATTAGAGATGCACTTAGGTATGGCAGGTCGTGAACTTGGAAATCAAATCTTAGAAGAGTTTAACTCTAAACAAAAAGATTTTATTCAAAATATTCGCGCAAAAATGATTGAGATATCAGATGTTGCAGGTATGATGAATGCAAAAGAAGTTGTTGCAAAAATGAGTGACGATGAACTTCTTCACTATGCTCGTGACTGGTCAAAAGGTGTTAAATTTGCATCTCCTATATTTGAAGGTGTAAATTCTGAAGAGTTTGAAAAGTTGTTTGCTCTTGCAAAGATGGATACAGATGGTAAAACTGTTCTTTATAACGGCAAGACAGGCGAGAAGATTAAAGAGCGTGTAAATGTGGGTTATATGTATATGCTTAAACTTCATCACCTTGTTGATGAGAAGATTCATGCTCGTTCAACTGGACCATACTCACTTGTAACACAACAGCCAGTCGGCGGTAAAGCGCTATTTGGAGGGCAGAGATTTGGTGAGATGGAAGTTTGGGCACTTGAAGCGTATGGTGCAAGTGCTGTTCTTAAAGAGATGTTAACTATCAAATCTGATGATGTTGATGGAAGAGTTCGTGCGTATAAAGCAATTACAAAAGGTGAATTGGTGCCAGAATCCGGTATTCCAGAGACACTCTTTGTATTAACTAAAGAGCTGCAATCATTAGCTCTTGATGTAGAAATATTTGACGAGGTAGAAGACGATGAGTAA
- the nusG gene encoding transcription termination/antitermination protein NusG, protein MEEKKSNHQWYSIQTYGNERTVRQAILNMIEEMGLQDAITDVVVPTEDVIEVKEGKKKISERSLYSGYVFARIDLNKEIQHLIQTIPKVSGFIGEANTPTPLSEHDINVILDRVQNRAAPKPKVFFDRGETVRIIEGPFANFTATVDEYDLEHGTLKLNVSIFGRATPVDISYTQVEKII, encoded by the coding sequence GTGGAGGAAAAAAAAAGTAATCATCAGTGGTACTCTATACAGACATATGGAAATGAGAGAACAGTTCGTCAAGCAATTCTAAATATGATAGAAGAGATGGGATTGCAAGATGCTATAACAGATGTTGTAGTTCCAACAGAAGATGTTATTGAGGTAAAAGAGGGTAAGAAAAAAATATCTGAAAGATCACTCTATTCAGGATATGTTTTTGCAAGAATAGATCTCAACAAAGAAATACAACATCTTATCCAGACCATTCCAAAAGTGTCTGGATTTATTGGCGAAGCAAATACGCCTACGCCACTAAGCGAGCATGATATCAATGTAATTCTTGATCGTGTTCAAAATCGCGCGGCACCAAAACCAAAAGTATTTTTTGACAGAGGTGAAACTGTTCGTATTATTGAAGGTCCGTTTGCAAACTTTACGGCAACTGTGGATGAGTATGATTTAGAGCATGGAACTCTAAAACTTAATGTTTCAATTTTCGGTAGAGCAACTCCGGTTGATATCTCTTACACGCAAGTTGAAAAGATAATTTAA
- a CDS encoding YaaA family protein has protein sequence MLKILFSPAESKKIGGEESKKELFGSSGAREGILNEYVNIVNSGNEDTIKELFGFKRLSDCKPYINNIFDAPLMHAIERYNGVAYEYLDFDSLEPEAKEYLKLNTIIFSNLYGPLLGGDAIANYKVKQGNNIGSFIPDKFYKDRFSYQLDLYLANCEILDLRAGHYDKFYEIKKPYTTLKFLKGGKSVSHWAKAYRGLVLRAVAQNNINSIKEFMALEIEGLSIAEIRVIKAKTEIIYNIME, from the coding sequence ATGCTAAAGATACTTTTTTCACCTGCTGAGAGCAAAAAAATAGGAGGCGAAGAGTCAAAAAAAGAGCTTTTTGGCTCCAGTGGCGCAAGAGAAGGCATACTCAACGAATATGTCAATATTGTCAATAGCGGTAATGAAGATACTATAAAAGAGCTTTTTGGGTTTAAAAGATTAAGCGACTGCAAACCATACATAAATAATATTTTTGATGCGCCTCTTATGCATGCCATTGAGAGATACAACGGTGTTGCTTATGAGTATCTGGATTTTGATTCACTTGAGCCAGAAGCAAAAGAGTATCTCAAATTAAACACTATTATCTTCTCAAATCTTTACGGGCCGCTGCTTGGAGGAGACGCAATAGCAAACTACAAAGTAAAACAGGGAAACAATATAGGCAGTTTTATACCGGATAAATTTTACAAGGATAGATTCTCGTATCAGCTCGACCTCTATCTTGCAAACTGTGAGATACTGGATCTGCGCGCAGGGCACTACGATAAGTTCTATGAGATCAAAAAGCCATACACTACTCTAAAATTTTTAAAAGGCGGCAAGAGTGTAAGTCACTGGGCAAAAGCATATAGAGGTTTAGTTTTAAGAGCAGTTGCACAAAACAATATAAACTCTATAAAAGAGTTTATGGCTCTTGAGATAGAAGGTTTAAGTATTGCAGAGATTAGAGTTATAAAAGCCAAAACAGAAATTATCTACAATATTATGGAATAA
- the rplJ gene encoding 50S ribosomal protein L10, whose product MTKTQKAEIIEVLSNEFKDAQSVIFCDYKGLSVSNLESLRKAARAKDAKVQVVKNTLATIALSNAELTGVELKDTNILVWGSDSVATSKIAADFAKDNEKFVIKSAYVDREPADAAKVEAFAKLPGREELLAMLAATWMAPITCFTIGLDALRQQKEEA is encoded by the coding sequence ATGACAAAAACACAAAAAGCTGAAATTATTGAAGTACTTTCAAATGAATTCAAAGATGCTCAAAGTGTGATCTTTTGTGATTACAAAGGATTGAGTGTTTCAAATCTTGAGAGTTTAAGAAAAGCTGCTCGTGCAAAAGACGCAAAAGTTCAAGTTGTTAAAAATACTTTAGCAACAATTGCACTAAGCAATGCTGAACTAACAGGTGTTGAATTAAAAGATACTAACATTTTAGTATGGGGTTCTGACTCGGTTGCTACTTCTAAAATAGCTGCTGATTTTGCTAAAGATAATGAAAAATTTGTAATTAAGTCTGCTTATGTTGATCGTGAACCTGCTGATGCTGCTAAAGTTGAAGCTTTTGCTAAACTTCCTGGTCGTGAAGAGCTTCTTGCTATGCTTGCTGCTACTTGGATGGCACCAATTACATGTTTCACAATCGGACTTGATGCGTTAAGACAACAAAAAGAAGAGGCGTAG